The following coding sequences lie in one Caloenas nicobarica isolate bCalNic1 chromosome 13, bCalNic1.hap1, whole genome shotgun sequence genomic window:
- the VDAC1 gene encoding voltage-dependent anion-selective channel protein 1 isoform X2, whose amino-acid sequence MAVPPAYADLGKPARDVFNKGFGFGLVKLDLKTKSENGLEFTSSGSANSETSKVNGSLETKYKWVEYGLIFTEKWNTDNTLGTDITLEDKPARGLKLTFDSSFSPNTGKKSAKVKTGYKREHINVGCDMDFDIAGPSIHGALVVGYDGWLAGYQMNFETAKSRITQSNFAVGYKTDDFQLHTNVNDGTEFGGSIYQKVNDKLETAVNLAWTAGNSNTRFGIAAKYQIDQDASFSAKVNNSSLIGLGYTQTLKPGKYQNDFVSFAGWQECQCRCSQTWSRIGISRIRSDSTIANLKIQHSYLQNIVYLSVFYVWDASIAKYQSC is encoded by the exons ATGGCTGTTCCACCTGCTTATGCTGATCTGGGCAAACCTGCCAGAGACGTTTTCAACAAGGGATTTG GTTTTGGGTTAGTAAAACTcgatttgaaaacaaaatctgaaaatggACTG gaaTTTACAAGCTCAGGTTCAGCAAACTCCGAAACGAGCAAAGTTAATGGTAgtttggaaacaaaatacaaatggGTGGAATATGGATTGATCTTCACAGAAAAGTGGAACACCGACAACACACTAGGCACTGACATTACTCTTGAAGATAAG ccTGCACGTGGCCTGAAGCTGACCTTTGactcctccttctctcccaacACCGG gAAAAAGAGCGCTAAAGTTAAGACAGGGTACAAAAGGGAACACATCAATGTTGGCTGCGACATGGATTTTGATATTGCTGGTCCTTCAATACACGGAGCCCTGGTGGTTGGCTATGACGGGTGGCTGGCAGGTTACCAAATGAATTTTGAGACGGCGAAGTCAAGAATAACCCAGAGCAACTTTGCTGTTGGCTATAAGACTGATGACTTCCAGCTTCATACCAATGT GAACGATGGAACGGAATTTGGCGGCTCCATTTACCAGAAGGTGAACGATAAACTGGAAACTGCTGTGAATCTTGCTTGGACAGCTGGGAACAGCAACACCCGCTTTGGAATAGCGGCCAAGTACCAGATTGACCAAGATGCCTCTTTTTCT gCTAAAGTGAACAACTCCAGTCTGATCGGATTAGGATACACTCAGACTTTAAAGCCAGGTAA GTATCAAAATGACTTTGTCAGCTTTGCTGGATGGCAAGAATGTCAATGCAGGTGCTCACAAACTTGGTCTCGGATTGGAATTTCAAGGATAAGGAGTGATTCTACAATTGCtaatttgaaaatacagcataGCTACCTTCAGAATATAGTGTACCTTTCAGTGTTTTATGTCTGGGATGCGAGTATTGCTAAGTATCAGTCCTGCTAG
- the VDAC1 gene encoding voltage-dependent anion-selective channel protein 1 isoform X1: MAVPPAYADLGKPARDVFNKGFGFGLVKLDLKTKSENGLEFTSSGSANSETSKVNGSLETKYKWVEYGLIFTEKWNTDNTLGTDITLEDKPARGLKLTFDSSFSPNTGKKSAKVKTGYKREHINVGCDMDFDIAGPSIHGALVVGYDGWLAGYQMNFETAKSRITQSNFAVGYKTDDFQLHTNVNDGTEFGGSIYQKVNDKLETAVNLAWTAGNSNTRFGIAAKYQIDQDASFSAKVNNSSLIGLGYTQTLKPGIKMTLSALLDGKNVNAGAHKLGLGLEFQG; encoded by the exons ATGGCTGTTCCACCTGCTTATGCTGATCTGGGCAAACCTGCCAGAGACGTTTTCAACAAGGGATTTG GTTTTGGGTTAGTAAAACTcgatttgaaaacaaaatctgaaaatggACTG gaaTTTACAAGCTCAGGTTCAGCAAACTCCGAAACGAGCAAAGTTAATGGTAgtttggaaacaaaatacaaatggGTGGAATATGGATTGATCTTCACAGAAAAGTGGAACACCGACAACACACTAGGCACTGACATTACTCTTGAAGATAAG ccTGCACGTGGCCTGAAGCTGACCTTTGactcctccttctctcccaacACCGG gAAAAAGAGCGCTAAAGTTAAGACAGGGTACAAAAGGGAACACATCAATGTTGGCTGCGACATGGATTTTGATATTGCTGGTCCTTCAATACACGGAGCCCTGGTGGTTGGCTATGACGGGTGGCTGGCAGGTTACCAAATGAATTTTGAGACGGCGAAGTCAAGAATAACCCAGAGCAACTTTGCTGTTGGCTATAAGACTGATGACTTCCAGCTTCATACCAATGT GAACGATGGAACGGAATTTGGCGGCTCCATTTACCAGAAGGTGAACGATAAACTGGAAACTGCTGTGAATCTTGCTTGGACAGCTGGGAACAGCAACACCCGCTTTGGAATAGCGGCCAAGTACCAGATTGACCAAGATGCCTCTTTTTCT gCTAAAGTGAACAACTCCAGTCTGATCGGATTAGGATACACTCAGACTTTAAAGCCAG GTATCAAAATGACTTTGTCAGCTTTGCTGGATGGCAAGAATGTCAATGCAGGTGCTCACAAACTTGGTCTCGGATTGGAATTTCAAGGATAA
- the C13H5orf15 gene encoding keratinocyte-associated transmembrane protein 2 produces the protein MAAAGERGVPAGRALCLLLLLCGWALAARGQEASDSMKVEILQKNISFKSENETLNRSQNLTDDLQSITSPKKDVSPTTAKIDSVTAVKPSTAKGDSLPYVLSHVVTASPVSEMDVDASEDTRIEEEDLLTGLKDTLNSSPPIIKETMESDGVDDYPAYEMTPNARYNPDLELPEDDDSDTISNYNEEIKTLDEKIKDVSVTGLEEEDTHFFFHLVVVAFLVAVVYVTYHNKRKIFLLVQSRRWRDGLCSRTVEYHRLDQNVNEAMPSLKITNDYVF, from the exons ATGGCGGCCGCCGGCGAGCGGGGCGTCCCGGCGGGCCGtgctctctgcctgctgctgctgctctgcggCTGGGCCCTGGCGGCCCGCGGGCAGGAGGCCTCCG ATTCTATGAAAGTGGAGatacttcaaaaaaatatttcttttaagagTGAGAATGAAACACTAAACAGATCCCAAAATTTGACAGATGACTTGCAGAGCATAACCTCACCAAAAAAAGACGTGAGCCCAACAACAGCTAAAATCGATTCTGTGACCGCAGTAAAACCATCTACAGCAAAAGGTGATTCTCTGCCGTATGTTCTCTCTCACGTGGTGACTGCTAGTCCTGTATCTGAAATGGATGTTGATGCTTCTGAAGATACTAGAATTGAGGAAGAAGATCTTCTAACAGGTCTGAAAGACACACTAAATAGTTCACCACCCATCATAAAAGAAACTATGGAGTCAGATGGAGTAGATGACTATCCTGCTTACGAAATGACACCAAATGCCAGATACAACCCAGACCTAGAGCTGCCAGAAGACGATGACTCTGACACCATTAGTAATTACAATGAGGAGATAAAGACCCTTGATGAGAAGATAAAAGATGTGTCTGTCACAGGGTTGGAAGAAGAAGACacccatttcttttttcatctggTTGTAGTTGCCTTCTTAGTAGCTGTTGTTTATGTCACCTATCACAATAAGAGGAAG atcttCTTGTTGGTCCAGAGTCGAAGATGGAGGGATGGCCTGTGCTCTAGGACAGTAGAATATCATCGTTTGGATCAAAATGTTAATGAAGCAATGCCTTCCCTGAAAATAACAAACGACTATGTATTTTGA